actgaaactcccatgtccggtaagcacctgcgtcaggcggtaggtgaggacgccgtggcgcctctctagccactcctcaaagaggggacttaccgctgcaatgacagcgagcccagccttcggttgcgacagtcgttgctgccaatccgccatgagatcgcgccggagctcgtcccgccacgcactgatttggcgcggcagtggagtttcgcccctgcgacacgcgtcggcgcgcaaactgaagacgcgcgccagcaccttcgcctccaaatcccacggcggtaatccggcaaggaggttcaccgcctctccggagatcgtgcgatatcctcggatcacccggatggccatgaccctctgagaggtgagcagcgcccgagctggtcgccgcatcaggttcggcgcccacacaggggcgccgtagagggccatggaccgcacgatccccgcgtacaacctccggcaggaggcatatGGCCCCCCGAgatttggcaggagccgcttaagcgcagaccccgtccgttccaacttaggagccaaacgtcggaagtgttccacgaagttccatcgactgtcgaggacgagtcctagatacttcatcgtagtctcgacgccgatggaaacccctcccgccgttatttgggacccactcTCGACGCCGATGGGAACCCCTCCCGGttaggtggcgcgttcccgcggccatgaaagcacatacGCCATTTAGTGGCTGCGCCCATCTTAAATATCGAGGTTGTATAGTGCACTGTATTCTTCTCGTCAAGCCCTTttatttgatacccatattgttgGGATTGATAAAAAATTGTTATCAGCCATTTGGTAGCGGCGGCCATCTTAGATTTCAATTTTGCATAGTAAATTGTATTCTACTTGTTGATCCCAttcatttgatacccatattgatgggattaataaaacctaaattatccgccattttgtagcgGCGGCCATCTTAGATTTCAATTTTGcatagtaaattgtattttatttgttgagacctttcatttgatacccatattgatgGGATTGATAAAACCTAcgttatccgccattttgtagcggccgccatcttagatttaatttttttatagtatattgtaTTCTGCTTGTTGAGCCCtttcatttgatacccatattgatgggattcataaaacctaaattatccgccattttgtagcggcggccatcttgaatttataatgataatgaataaaCATAATTGTATTGTCACCAAAATCCAAAGTGTACACAAAATTTCAGATTAATCGGTTGACAGGAAGAGGGTGAAATttgaattactaaatttgacccaagaaagaataaaacaaacggggtgatattgactgcctcgttggtcgagtggttgcaaatgcgactaccgggcaaggggtctcgggttcgattcccgggtcgggcgaagtattactgggcttttttcggtttttcgaaaatttctcagtagtagcacggagtctggaaatgtgctaaATAAAAccgcattatgtgccataatgtgcacctctgcctacctcttcggggataaaaggcgtgatgttataaaaaaaaatgtattgaaattaaaaataaaacgttgttttaagtaattctattagtaaatcaataaaacctacggccgaagattaaacgaaacttcgcattcgagaaccggagtagccctacagtgcccttagtacgagtttgctttacatttaaagtaatcgaaacgagagcgcgatcggcaCTCTGATTAGTTGTCAGTCACCAATCGGAGCgcgagccgaacgcgctctcgtttcgatctcgttaaacgtaaattaaaatcgtactaaggcctctgaTTAGTTAGTTTATTGAAGCCGGCCTATcagtttccggagctgcggactacctagcgggtttaccggggcttcggctcgacaggcaggagtaggaacggggtggtttttagtcagtaagagtctgacactcgctctcgcctcgccctggcgagagaattcattggatgatattccaccatcaaaaaaaaaaaaaacaatgagaATTGAACGCACTGTATTTATGgtaaatatgaataattataaatatcataaaattctCACTAAAACAAACCCGGTGGGCACCATCTTCGCCTGTACTTAGAGCATAACGGTACTGGGTCCtgtaatagacctgctccggagcccccacaCACTAGCTACTTTTACAGTGTCATGTTTTATGTATGACTTTGTCCCCTTTTGTTTTAGGGAACCAAGATGTTGAAGTCTTTGCAGCCTGTCCTAAATCGCCTTGTAAGTACTTAACctgacataacataacataacataacataacataacataacataacataacataacataacataacataacataacataacataacataacataacataacataacataacataacataacataacataacataacataacataacataacataacataacataacataacataacacaacacaacacaacacaacactatacaacacaacacaacacaacacaacacaacattacattaaaacagTCAAAACTGctgttagaaaaaatatatataacgtTTAATGCATTGAGAAAAGAAGTTACCCAATACTAATACAAAATGTGTATTTCAAATGCATTtaaatctgttttatttatattcccgTTTATTTAAGTTTCAGCATTAATTACGGACAAATATGGTGTTCTGATACTCGAAAACTACAACAAAATCCTAATAGGTTTAGGATTATTTGGAATAATAGTGTTATGTCAAACgctatttattgtatatattataCGCAAGAAGCTAGTAGGTAAgtatatctaatatataaaattctcgtgtcacagttttcgttgcatactcctccgaaacggcttgaccgattttgatgatatttttgtacttatccggtatctatgagaatcggccaacgtctaattttcattgaaacaccagaggcgttacaaatgtaaatattataatataaaaaaaaatgtctgtctgtcagtctgtcctctagtgaagctatttgctcgttccaaagtgtagattcctatggagaataacgaacaagaaactccataggttactcttttttaatcaggttcacaatataATCTTTGATTACTGTTAATGAGTGTATTTGTTGGTAGGTGGCAAATTAAGACGGGATATGATTTGCAGCAATACTAGCGGTAAGTCATATTCCTATCCTCTTgattatacatacaatacgaTTCTCCTatcatatagggtgactggtaattagtgaacgatatttaaacacctgattgtactcatgattacaaacaactttcccaaagaaactttatttgtacactcattagttttatttctgtcataataacaaaacaataaaatttcattcGCACACGCGCGTAAAGTTCCTAAATACCTACTAtatagtcttccgataacgcagGCGCGGGctcctcgctgctaacagctgatgaaatgtataatatcaaaatcatactaatattataaatgtgaaagtcaatcacgctaaagtcaaagtcaaagtcaaagtcaaaatcatttatttcaaatagaccaggaaggcacttttgaacgtcaaagcaaaaatataataatattaataacgtctgtctgtcggtcagtcctctagtaaagctatttgctcgttccaaagtgtagattcctatggagaagaacgagcaagaaactccataggttactctttttcaatcaaatttacaatacaattcttggttacattgtttcgattacttcaactatgtaaGAACAATATATACGCTataactactgaacggattttgatgaaatttagtatacagacagggtatgaactgacttgggtaaTATGATCTTTTTATCCCACTAGAATGCGGGTTTAGGGAGCAGAGAgaaaagttccctaagaaaaggagtatcctccgaccaggcgaggtggagGAGGctttgttcgttgggattttctatgtttttttcgcacgtaaacttcacatgtgcgatgtcggatatttatgacgtcatccattgatttgcttgtcgatagtctatgtgcgacttcggTCATCTGTtacttgtcaggtgtcgccacacgGCACGGGCAAgattatatgttttttataatgtcttttttttCAACAGGTCGATATAGAGACATATCAAAACGTCCACCGCAGCCGCTACCTCTTGACATATACGATGTAGTAGGTTAGTACATATATAATTCTACTATTCAATTATAACTTTCgagaggcatactaaattaattattatgttacctatCGGCTTATTTACGTAACGGTTTGATAACAGTAGCACCgcgataatcgccgcgtcgtgtgtcgaggaatgctgctcatgaatatgagcctctagcatggtttgaaattagtcgagttcctcgtcaaacagttacgtgagtaagccgataacataataattaatcattttactatt
The sequence above is a segment of the Spodoptera frugiperda isolate SF20-4 chromosome 21, AGI-APGP_CSIRO_Sfru_2.0, whole genome shotgun sequence genome. Coding sequences within it:
- the LOC126912017 gene encoding uncharacterized protein LOC126912017 — translated: MKYLGLVLDSRWNFVEHFRRLAPKLERTGSALKRLLPNLGGPYASCRRLYAGIVRSMALYGAPVWAPNLMRRPARALLTSQRVMAIRVIRGYRTISGEAVNLLAGLPPWDLEAKVLARVFSLRADACRRGETPLPRQISAWRDELRRDLMADWQQRLSQPKAGLAVIAAVSPLFEEWLERRHGVLTYRLTQVLTGHGSFSRFLFLIGREETPECHHCEDRPEDTVEHTVAVCPAWAEHRQVLRDVVGDGDLSRPALVQAMVRSERDWDAVSSFCEAVMLAKEEAGRVREQTSSRPSRRERHSGRRGSRDDLRPP